In Colwellia sp. M166, a genomic segment contains:
- the nrdA gene encoding class 1a ribonucleoside-diphosphate reductase subunit alpha: MNNKLFVTKRNGSKEPIDLEKIHKVIAWAAEGLDNVSVSQVELKSHIQFYDGIKTADIHETIIKSAADLISEETPDYQYLSARLAIFHLRKKAYGQFEPPKLYPHVQALVTAGKYDQHLLSDYSAEEFEQLESFIEHSRDLDFSYAAVKQLEGKYLVQNRVTGEIYESAQFLYILVAACLFAKYPKETRLDYVKGFYNAISTFKLSLPTPIMAGVRTPTRQFSSCVLIECGDSLDSINATSSSIVKYVSQRAGIGINAGRIRALGSTIRNGEAFHTGCIPFYKLFQTAVKSCSQGGVRGGAATLFYPLWHLEVESLLVLKNNRGVEENRVRHLDYGVQFNKVMYQRLIKGQSITLFSPSDVPGLYDAFFEDQDKFEALYVKYEADDSIRKKRIKAIELFTLFAQERASTGRIYLQNVDHCNTHSPFDPTVAPIRQSNLCLEIALPTKPMEDVNDPNGEIALCTLSAFNLGAIDSLDELDSLADLAVRALDNLLDYQDYPVPAAHTATMGRRTLGIGVINYAYYLAKNGVYYSNGSANNLTHRTFEAIQYYLLKASNQLAIEQGACPKFNETRLSQGILPIDTYKKEIDNITGEPLHLDWEALRASIKEHGVRNSTVSALMPSETSSQISNATNGIEPPRGLISIKASKDGVLKQVVPEYQRLKDNYELLWNIPSNEGYLQLVGIMQKFVDQTISANTNYDPARFEGGKVPIKQVLKDILTAYKLGVKTMYYHNTRDGAADSQIEVEDDDCAGGACKI, from the coding sequence ATGAATAACAAACTTTTTGTTACAAAACGCAATGGTTCAAAAGAACCCATCGACTTAGAAAAAATTCATAAGGTTATTGCCTGGGCTGCTGAAGGGCTAGACAATGTTTCTGTGTCTCAGGTTGAGCTTAAGTCTCATATTCAGTTTTACGATGGTATTAAAACCGCAGACATTCATGAAACCATCATTAAGTCAGCCGCAGACTTAATTTCTGAAGAAACGCCTGATTACCAATATTTATCAGCTCGACTTGCGATTTTTCATCTCCGCAAAAAAGCTTACGGCCAATTTGAACCACCTAAGCTTTATCCTCATGTTCAAGCTTTAGTTACTGCCGGTAAATACGATCAGCATTTACTGAGCGATTATAGCGCTGAAGAGTTCGAGCAATTAGAGAGTTTTATTGAGCACAGCCGTGATTTAGACTTCAGCTACGCTGCGGTTAAGCAACTTGAAGGTAAATATCTGGTTCAAAACCGTGTTACCGGTGAAATCTATGAAAGTGCCCAGTTTCTTTATATTTTAGTAGCCGCGTGTTTATTTGCGAAATACCCTAAAGAAACTCGCTTAGACTATGTAAAAGGTTTTTATAACGCTATTTCAACCTTTAAGTTGTCATTGCCAACGCCTATCATGGCAGGTGTACGTACGCCGACACGTCAATTCTCTTCATGTGTATTAATTGAGTGTGGCGATAGCTTAGACTCTATCAATGCAACATCTAGCTCTATTGTGAAATATGTTTCTCAACGTGCAGGTATTGGCATCAATGCCGGTCGTATTCGTGCATTAGGCAGTACTATACGTAACGGTGAAGCATTTCATACCGGTTGTATTCCGTTTTACAAGCTATTCCAAACAGCAGTGAAAAGTTGTTCTCAAGGTGGAGTTCGTGGCGGCGCAGCTACCCTATTCTATCCACTATGGCACTTGGAAGTTGAAAGCTTATTAGTACTTAAAAATAACCGTGGTGTTGAAGAAAACCGCGTTCGGCATTTAGATTACGGTGTACAATTTAACAAAGTGATGTATCAACGTTTGATCAAAGGTCAATCTATCACCTTGTTTAGCCCAAGCGATGTGCCTGGTTTGTACGATGCATTCTTTGAAGATCAAGACAAGTTTGAAGCACTGTATGTTAAATACGAAGCTGACGATTCAATTCGTAAGAAGCGTATTAAAGCCATTGAATTATTTACCTTGTTTGCTCAAGAACGTGCAAGCACTGGTCGTATTTATTTACAAAACGTCGATCACTGTAATACCCATTCACCGTTTGATCCTACTGTTGCGCCAATCCGTCAAAGTAATTTATGTTTAGAAATTGCGTTACCGACGAAGCCAATGGAAGATGTTAATGATCCTAATGGTGAAATTGCCCTATGTACGTTATCAGCATTTAACTTAGGTGCTATTGATAGCCTTGACGAATTAGACAGCTTAGCTGATTTAGCGGTACGTGCTTTAGATAACTTGTTAGATTATCAAGACTACCCAGTACCTGCTGCACATACCGCAACGATGGGCCGTCGTACCTTAGGTATCGGTGTTATTAACTACGCTTATTATTTAGCGAAAAATGGCGTTTATTATTCAAACGGTAGTGCGAACAACTTAACTCACCGTACCTTTGAAGCGATTCAATACTATTTGCTAAAAGCGTCAAACCAATTAGCTATTGAACAAGGTGCTTGCCCTAAGTTTAATGAAACTCGCTTATCTCAAGGTATATTACCTATCGATACTTATAAAAAAGAAATCGATAACATTACCGGTGAGCCATTACACTTAGACTGGGAAGCGCTACGTGCCAGTATTAAAGAGCACGGCGTGAGAAACTCAACGGTTTCAGCACTAATGCCATCAGAAACATCTTCACAGATTTCTAATGCTACTAATGGTATCGAGCCACCTCGTGGTTTGATCAGCATTAAAGCCAGTAAAGACGGGGTATTAAAGCAAGTAGTACCTGAATATCAACGTTTAAAAGATAACTACGAATTACTGTGGAATATTCCAAGTAATGAAGGCTACTTACAACTCGTGGGTATTATGCAAAAATTTGTTGACCAAACTATTTCAGCTAATACTAATTATGATCCTGCTCGTTTCGAAGGTGGAAAAGTGCCGATCAAACAAGTGTTAAAAGATATTTTAACGGCATATAAGTTAGGCGTTAAAACCATGTACTACCACAACACGCGTGATGGTGCAGCTGACAGTCAAATCGAAGTTGAAGACGATGATTGTGCAGGCGGCGCTTGTAAAATCTAG
- the yfaE gene encoding class I ribonucleotide reductase maintenance protein YfaE, with protein MSFSITIEERKIAFLDEDKNILNSLERENVESHFHCRDGFCGACRCTLKKGTVEYNEYPLAFIGAGEILTCCAYPTSDIVIEID; from the coding sequence ATGTCGTTTAGTATTACGATCGAGGAACGCAAAATTGCGTTCCTCGATGAAGACAAAAATATCCTCAATAGCTTAGAACGAGAAAACGTCGAATCACACTTTCATTGTCGAGATGGTTTTTGTGGTGCTTGTCGTTGTACATTGAAAAAAGGCACGGTGGAATATAATGAGTACCCGCTGGCATTTATTGGTGCTGGAGAAATTCTGACTTGCTGTGCATACCCTACTTCCGATATTGTTATTGAAATAGATTAA
- a CDS encoding HAD family hydrolase: MSTNENSANSIAAVLFDLDGTLLDTADDLGAALNHVLNTYKKPNVAAKDYRPIASDGALGLLNLGFGDDIAQYNYESLRQQFLDHYEQNIAEHTCLYPGVAELLQQLEDNNIPWGIITNKPEGLTKTLMPYYPEFANCAVMVGGDTLVKRKPDPEPILHACQQINVNNQQCFYVGDALRDIQAGNSALMKTFVANWGYILADEDCQTWQADHIIESPTDLLAFIK, encoded by the coding sequence TGCGGTACTTTTTGATTTAGACGGAACCTTGCTAGATACTGCTGATGACTTAGGTGCGGCGCTAAATCACGTCCTTAACACCTATAAAAAACCGAACGTAGCGGCCAAAGATTATCGTCCCATCGCCTCAGACGGCGCGCTAGGGTTATTAAACTTAGGGTTTGGCGACGACATTGCACAATATAACTATGAAAGCTTACGCCAACAGTTTCTAGATCACTACGAGCAAAATATTGCAGAACATACTTGTCTTTATCCTGGTGTCGCTGAATTATTGCAACAATTAGAAGACAACAATATTCCTTGGGGCATCATTACTAATAAGCCTGAAGGCTTAACCAAAACACTAATGCCATATTACCCTGAGTTTGCAAACTGCGCCGTGATGGTCGGTGGCGACACCTTAGTAAAACGCAAACCAGATCCTGAGCCAATCTTACATGCCTGTCAGCAAATCAATGTCAACAATCAACAGTGTTTCTACGTTGGTGATGCCCTGCGTGATATTCAGGCCGGTAATAGCGCGCTAATGAAAACCTTTGTCGCTAATTGGGGCTATATTCTGGCTGATGAGGACTGTCAAACTTGGCAAGCCGATCACATTATCGAATCGCCAACCGATTTACTCGCCTTTATAAAGTAG
- the nrdB gene encoding class Ia ribonucleoside-diphosphate reductase subunit beta, which produces MSYTTFNQTPNNALLEPMFLGNSVNVARYDQQRFMAFEKLIEKQLSFFWRPEEIDVSKDRADWQSLTDSEKHIFISNLKYQTLLDSMAARSVNAVLLPLVSLPEVETWVETWAFSETIHSRSYTHILRNLFSDPSEVFDDIMVNPAILKRASSIAKYFDSVIITTQLLQSQGPGSYEVDGNTIAVSERKLKERLFLAICSVNALEAIRFYVSFACSFAFAERELLEGNAKIIKLIARDEALHLTGTQHILNNWMSGKDDPEMQEIATELRQQGKQIFMDVVEQEKEWADYLFKDGSMIGLNAAILKQYIEYISNQRMAAIGFEAPFDIKSNPLPWMNSYLVSDNVQVAPQETEISSYLVGQVDSSVSSDDFEDFDF; this is translated from the coding sequence ATGTCGTACACTACGTTTAACCAAACACCTAACAATGCCTTGTTAGAGCCAATGTTTTTGGGAAACAGTGTTAATGTTGCACGATACGATCAACAACGTTTTATGGCGTTTGAAAAGTTGATTGAAAAGCAATTATCGTTCTTTTGGCGCCCTGAAGAAATTGATGTCTCAAAAGATCGCGCTGATTGGCAGAGCTTAACAGACTCTGAAAAACACATTTTTATTTCTAATTTAAAATATCAAACGCTACTTGATTCAATGGCAGCACGTTCGGTGAATGCGGTTTTATTGCCACTTGTTTCACTTCCTGAAGTAGAAACTTGGGTCGAAACGTGGGCATTTAGTGAGACTATTCATTCGCGTTCATATACGCACATTTTACGTAATCTATTTTCAGATCCGAGTGAAGTATTTGACGATATCATGGTAAATCCAGCGATATTAAAACGCGCATCAAGCATCGCTAAGTACTTCGATTCTGTCATTATCACCACACAGTTGTTGCAATCACAAGGTCCTGGCAGCTACGAAGTTGACGGTAACACCATTGCAGTTAGCGAACGTAAACTTAAAGAGCGCTTATTTTTAGCGATATGTTCGGTAAATGCTTTAGAAGCTATTCGCTTTTATGTCAGTTTTGCCTGTTCATTCGCTTTCGCTGAACGTGAATTACTTGAAGGTAATGCAAAAATAATCAAGCTTATTGCCCGTGATGAAGCATTGCATTTAACCGGTACCCAGCACATTCTTAACAACTGGATGTCAGGTAAAGACGACCCTGAAATGCAAGAAATTGCCACAGAATTACGTCAGCAAGGCAAACAAATTTTCATGGATGTGGTTGAGCAAGAAAAAGAATGGGCTGACTACTTATTTAAAGACGGTTCTATGATTGGCCTTAATGCGGCCATTTTAAAACAATACATTGAGTACATCAGTAATCAACGTATGGCGGCAATAGGCTTTGAAGCACCGTTTGATATCAAAAGTAACCCACTACCTTGGATGAACTCATACCTTGTCAGTGACAACGTACAAGTTGCCCCACAAGAAACTGAGATCTCTAGCTACTTAGTCGGTCAAGTAGACTCATCGGTTTCGAGTGACGACTTTGAAGACTTCGATTTTTAA